A section of the Arcobacter roscoffensis genome encodes:
- a CDS encoding PAS domain-containing sensor histidine kinase, whose product MPIIDNLLFYKQVFDKLQVSIIVINTNTGNITDVNERASKLLKMPCEEIKGMHYSQIHPNSNNLLFDEFLNETIQKLLNEKKVEDFEHFIIDSNKKIIPIEISFNLINIEEKNYLVLMIKDLRLRKQRENLINYYNKALEKSSSFLALVDKNYKYLSVNDYYSKVFGMKKEKFIGKSMSFIFGEEYFNEIIKEKFDKALNGESIEFNTTVDINKKTHYLQVYYEPYYNSEKHIESVVVHVYDMTRFKEYEDDNLKKEKLLIQQSKMASMGEMLENIAHQWRQPLSVISTCTSGIMLQKEFDTLTDEILNESLSNIMNTTNYLSSTIDDFKNFFERDKQKIVFNVSSIINKTLDLVEMSLSSNDIDLIKDLDETIDIENYKNELMQVLLNIVNNAKDALIINKQGYENKKLIKISLYRKDDKTVIEILDNANGVPEEIQEKIFEPYFTTKHQSQGTGIGLFMTREIVAKHMEGEISIENIKFTFEKEEQFGALFRIVI is encoded by the coding sequence ATGCCAATTATAGATAATCTTCTTTTTTACAAGCAAGTATTTGATAAATTACAAGTAAGTATTATTGTAATAAATACAAATACTGGTAATATTACAGATGTAAATGAAAGAGCATCAAAACTTTTAAAAATGCCTTGTGAAGAAATAAAAGGTATGCATTATTCTCAAATACATCCAAATAGCAATAACTTGCTTTTTGATGAATTTCTAAATGAAACTATTCAAAAACTTTTAAATGAAAAAAAAGTAGAGGATTTTGAACATTTTATTATAGATTCAAATAAAAAAATTATCCCCATAGAAATCTCTTTTAATCTAATCAATATAGAAGAAAAAAACTATTTAGTTTTAATGATTAAAGATTTGAGACTAAGAAAACAAAGAGAGAATTTAATCAACTACTACAATAAAGCTCTAGAAAAGTCTTCGAGTTTTCTAGCTTTAGTAGATAAAAACTATAAGTATTTATCAGTAAATGACTACTATTCAAAAGTTTTTGGTATGAAAAAAGAGAAGTTTATAGGTAAGTCTATGTCTTTTATTTTTGGTGAAGAGTATTTTAATGAAATAATAAAAGAAAAATTTGATAAAGCTTTAAATGGTGAGTCAATAGAGTTCAACACAACTGTTGATATTAATAAAAAAACACACTATTTACAAGTATATTATGAACCATATTATAATAGTGAAAAACATATAGAAAGTGTTGTAGTTCATGTTTATGATATGACTAGATTTAAAGAGTATGAAGATGATAATCTAAAAAAAGAAAAACTTCTAATACAGCAATCAAAAATGGCATCTATGGGTGAAATGCTTGAAAATATTGCTCATCAATGGAGACAGCCTTTATCAGTTATTTCTACTTGTACAAGCGGAATAATGCTTCAAAAAGAGTTTGATACTTTGACTGATGAGATTTTAAATGAATCCTTATCAAATATAATGAATACAACAAATTATTTATCTAGTACAATTGATGATTTTAAAAACTTTTTTGAAAGAGATAAGCAAAAAATTGTTTTTAATGTTTCATCAATTATAAATAAAACACTAGATTTAGTTGAGATGAGTTTAAGTAGTAATGATATAGATTTAATAAAAGATTTAGATGAAACAATCGATATTGAAAACTATAAAAACGAATTAATGCAAGTTTTATTAAATATTGTAAACAATGCAAAAGATGCCTTAATTATAAATAAGCAAGGCTATGAAAACAAAAAACTTATTAAGATTTCTTTGTATAGAAAAGATGACAAAACAGTAATAGAAATTTTAGATAATGCAAATGGTGTACCAGAAGAGATTCAAGAAAAGATTTTTGAGCCATATTTTACTACAAAACACCAAAGTCAAGGAACGGGAATAGGGCTTTTTATGACAAGAGAAATTGTTGCAAAACATATGGAAGGTGAAATTAGTATTGAAAATATTAAATTTACCTTTGAAAAAGAAGAACAGTTCGGTGCTTTATTTAGAATTGTAATTTAA
- a CDS encoding type II toxin-antitoxin system RelE family toxin, whose product MYKIAFVKASQKEFMKLNQESRQIIANKIKDLQEGIFTNDKALKGKHKGKFRKRAGDYRIIYYKENNILLITLIRIAHRKEVY is encoded by the coding sequence ATGTATAAAATTGCATTTGTTAAAGCATCTCAAAAAGAGTTTATGAAGCTTAATCAGGAATCAAGACAAATAATAGCAAATAAAATAAAAGATTTACAAGAAGGTATTTTTACAAACGATAAAGCTCTAAAAGGTAAACATAAAGGCAAGTTTAGAAAACGTGCAGGTGACTATAGAATAATATACTATAAAGAAAATAATATCCTATTAATCACTTTAATTCGTATAGCACATAGAAAAGAAGTCTATTAA
- a CDS encoding ribbon-helix-helix protein, CopG family, which translates to MKKAINIRLDEELLSNLDEYASELDRTRTYLIEKAISSYFDTLDEMISDQRIDEVKKGSMEVLSMEDVFKKAGIDV; encoded by the coding sequence ATGAAAAAAGCAATTAATATTAGATTAGATGAAGAGTTATTATCAAACCTTGATGAATATGCTTCTGAATTAGATAGAACAAGAACTTATTTAATAGAAAAAGCGATTAGTAGTTATTTTGATACTCTAGATGAAATGATAAGTGATCAAAGAATAGATGAAGTTAAAAAAGGATCTATGGAAGTGCTTTCAATGGAAGATGTATTTAAAAAAGCTGGTATAGATGTATAA
- a CDS encoding DUF1853 family protein, translating to MNNLKAQFEGFYNTPALFETLNDIRQFEFEAIEYKKHDYAKFEILQKLPLGKRVEYFFEEYIKLSNRYNLIYKNIQVIENKNTLGELDFILFDKKTQLYLHTELVYKFYLYDNSFNEEINRYIGPNRDDTLLKKLEKLKTKQFPLLFRDETKNYIDIDLKNVFQNSCFKANIFLPYKKDVKTSLINKSCIKGFHINIIEFLKLPEFKEYKYFLPHRYDWILDASSSTTWKNYGEIQEEIQVFLDLKKSPLVWLKSQTDYKVFFITWW from the coding sequence ATGAATAATCTAAAAGCACAATTCGAAGGCTTTTATAATACGCCTGCTTTGTTTGAAACTCTAAATGATATTAGACAATTTGAATTTGAAGCAATTGAATATAAAAAACATGATTATGCAAAATTTGAGATTTTACAAAAACTTCCTTTGGGAAAAAGAGTAGAGTACTTTTTTGAAGAGTATATAAAACTATCAAATCGTTATAACCTAATATACAAGAATATCCAAGTAATTGAGAATAAAAATACCTTAGGAGAACTAGACTTCATACTGTTTGATAAAAAAACACAGCTGTATTTACATACAGAGCTTGTTTATAAGTTTTATTTGTATGATAATAGTTTCAACGAGGAAATAAACAGATATATAGGCCCTAATAGAGATGATACATTACTTAAAAAGCTAGAAAAACTAAAAACAAAACAATTTCCTTTACTTTTTAGAGATGAAACAAAAAACTATATAGATATTGATTTAAAGAATGTTTTTCAAAACAGTTGTTTTAAAGCAAATATATTTTTACCTTACAAAAAAGATGTAAAAACATCTTTAATAAATAAATCTTGCATTAAAGGCTTTCATATTAATATAATTGAGTTTTTAAAATTACCTGAATTTAAAGAGTATAAATATTTTTTACCCCATAGATATGATTGGATTTTAGATGCTTCTTCAAGTACTACTTGGAAAAATTATGGTGAAATACAAGAAGAGATTCAAGTCTTTTTAGACTTGAAAAAATCTCCTTTAGTTTGGTTAAAAAGTCAAACTGATTATAAAGTGTTTTTTATCACTTGGTGGTAG
- a CDS encoding aminoacyl-histidine dipeptidase — MSKVIEIFKEITAIPRCSKTHEAFINYMKKISLDLGYECLVDKYNNILCKKENSQAKIVFQSHYDIVCLEDNCVPQIIQNDDILSAKNSTLGSDNGIGCSYMINLMYDGVDAEYLFTSDEEIGLIGANNLELEINAPYMLNLDSEEEGEVCIGCAGGVDIFAVNSNKKILPNTEKLDLYEISIAKLQGGHSGVDIDKNIPNAIKLVAKTIKEANAKLLDFNGGERINSIPVNAKAIVACSCEPIASHENMKITKIDTQSEHLSVFDDKVIDFIYDFKQGVISTNEELNVVQNSINIAIISTTIDSIKIEFSARSMANNELAAIKEETTNILNEHGFSVRTDGKYPAWKPDVNEFTSKVLDIYQTINPQASLEAIHAGLECAIFKDKYPHLKVASIGPTINFPHSRKEQVSIKSVENVYEVVKKIVEEIYK, encoded by the coding sequence ATGAGTAAAGTTATAGAAATTTTTAAAGAAATCACTGCAATTCCAAGATGTTCAAAAACTCATGAAGCATTTATAAACTACATGAAAAAAATATCGCTAGATTTAGGATATGAATGTTTAGTAGATAAATATAATAATATTTTATGTAAAAAAGAAAATTCACAAGCAAAAATAGTATTTCAATCTCACTATGACATAGTATGTTTAGAAGATAATTGTGTTCCTCAAATCATTCAGAATGATGATATTTTAAGTGCAAAGAACTCTACTCTTGGAAGTGATAATGGTATTGGTTGTTCATATATGATAAACCTTATGTATGATGGAGTTGATGCTGAGTATTTATTTACATCTGATGAAGAAATAGGTTTGATTGGTGCAAATAACTTAGAGTTAGAAATAAACGCTCCTTATATGCTAAACCTTGATAGTGAAGAAGAAGGTGAAGTTTGTATAGGTTGTGCAGGTGGAGTAGATATTTTTGCTGTAAATTCAAATAAAAAGATTCTTCCTAATACTGAAAAACTTGATTTGTATGAGATAAGTATAGCTAAGCTTCAAGGTGGTCATAGTGGTGTTGATATTGATAAAAATATCCCAAATGCCATAAAGCTAGTAGCAAAAACTATAAAAGAAGCAAATGCAAAGCTTTTAGATTTTAATGGTGGAGAGAGAATAAACTCTATTCCAGTAAATGCAAAAGCTATTGTAGCTTGTAGCTGTGAACCAATTGCTAGTCATGAAAATATGAAGATTACTAAAATAGATACTCAAAGTGAGCATTTAAGTGTATTTGATGATAAGGTGATTGATTTCATCTATGATTTTAAACAAGGGGTTATTTCTACAAATGAAGAGTTAAATGTAGTTCAAAACTCTATAAATATTGCAATCATATCAACAACAATTGATAGTATTAAAATTGAATTTAGTGCAAGATCAATGGCAAATAATGAGTTAGCAGCTATAAAAGAAGAAACAACAAATATTTTAAATGAACATGGTTTTAGTGTAAGAACAGATGGGAAATACCCTGCTTGGAAACCTGATGTAAATGAGTTTACTTCAAAAGTATTAGATATATATCAAACTATTAACCCTCAAGCCTCACTAGAAGCTATTCATGCAGGATTAGAGTGTGCAATCTTTAAAGATAAATACCCTCACTTGAAAGTAGCTTCAATAGGTCCTACTATAAACTTTCCACACTCAAGAAAAGAGCAAGTATCAATAAAGTCTGTTGAAAATGTTTATGAAGTTGTAAAAAAGATTGTTGAAGAGATTTATAAGTAA
- the ccsA gene encoding cytochrome c biogenesis protein CcsA, with protein MKGTNVLFSFKTTLILLAILAIGAGYATFIENDFDTSSARVLVYNHIWYEAILVLTTINLTGIIFKYKMWKSKARFIFHTSFVVILIAAGITRYAGYEGIMQIKEGTTENRMSSLEPYLQISIKENGTTYYKEYQKEFTSLLKFVNDFEHTILYSDDKKVNVKYKDYLLAKKGTAKMGLLSVDVTIDGKTQTIKLPGQRGQRGLKRDLVFGDTTVTLSYGSKTLFLPFAIKLNDFQLDRYPGSNAPSSYASEVTVIKDNKEYDYRIFMNRTLHEGNFLFFQSSYFPDETGTVLSVNNDPGKWPTYFGYFLLTLGLVMNLFDKKSRFWKLTKYVAQRNVASIAIACMFAFASTSLHAEERVMEDEVKAQDTVAYLKKFKEESKATADKFSKLVTQSQGGRMKPISTLNREILLKLSGRKSLFGMNADQIVLGMLTRPEMWRDIRLIKVKTPKLKKFLGIDESRKHIAFTEVFIDGKYILNKEAEKAAITKPQDRGTYEKDIVRLDERLNITYATFNGNLFRIFPEPEDKANTWHAPLEAMETFEEKSGRAAELMTRGFINSVIQSDWEQADKFLDMIKLYQEKIGKEVMLSDSEVSNEILFNELDIFLKLTLAYVLTGLIMLIVAFVVVFNPNIKPRKTTFFFFIVLALLFATHTFGMGFRWVISGHAPWSDTYESLLYISWSAIFAGVVFFRKSLLALSAAVIVAGIFMFTAHLTGIDPQITNLVPVLKSYWLTIHVSILTASYGFFGLGAILGFMSLIMFIFRKNRPHLDETIKNITAINEIALIVGVTFITIGNFLGGIWANESWGRYWGWDPKETWAYVSIITYVFVIHMRFVKPLNNPFAFSTASLLAFATILMTYFGVNFYLSGMHSYATGDPVPIPTWVYYVVSMVFITIALAYKNRNMKDPISVQTNKTN; from the coding sequence TTGAAAGGAACAAATGTCTTATTTTCCTTTAAGACTACACTTATCTTATTAGCTATATTAGCAATTGGAGCTGGTTATGCTACATTTATTGAAAATGATTTTGATACATCTTCTGCAAGAGTATTAGTTTATAATCATATTTGGTATGAAGCAATACTAGTATTAACTACAATAAATCTAACAGGTATTATTTTTAAATATAAAATGTGGAAAAGTAAAGCTAGATTTATATTTCACACATCATTTGTAGTTATATTAATTGCTGCTGGTATTACAAGATATGCAGGTTATGAAGGAATTATGCAAATTAAAGAAGGAACTACTGAAAACAGAATGAGTTCACTAGAGCCTTACTTACAAATATCTATTAAAGAAAATGGTACAACTTACTACAAAGAGTACCAAAAAGAGTTTACATCTTTACTAAAATTTGTTAATGACTTTGAACACACTATTTTATATAGTGATGATAAAAAAGTAAATGTAAAATATAAAGATTACCTTTTAGCAAAAAAAGGTACTGCTAAAATGGGACTTTTAAGCGTTGATGTAACAATTGATGGTAAAACACAAACTATTAAGCTTCCAGGACAAAGAGGACAAAGAGGTTTAAAAAGAGACCTAGTATTTGGTGATACAACAGTAACTTTATCTTATGGTTCTAAAACACTATTCTTACCATTTGCTATTAAATTAAATGACTTTCAGCTTGACAGATACCCAGGTAGTAATGCACCTTCATCTTATGCATCTGAAGTTACAGTTATCAAAGATAATAAAGAGTATGATTATAGGATTTTTATGAATAGAACACTACATGAAGGAAACTTCTTATTCTTCCAAAGTTCATATTTCCCTGATGAAACAGGTACTGTTTTATCTGTAAATAATGACCCAGGAAAATGGCCTACTTACTTTGGTTACTTCTTACTGACACTTGGTTTAGTTATGAATCTATTTGACAAAAAATCAAGATTTTGGAAATTAACTAAATATGTAGCTCAAAGAAATGTAGCTTCTATTGCAATTGCCTGTATGTTTGCTTTTGCTTCAACTTCATTACACGCTGAAGAAAGAGTTATGGAAGACGAAGTAAAAGCTCAAGATACAGTTGCTTATTTAAAGAAATTTAAAGAAGAATCAAAAGCAACAGCTGATAAGTTCTCTAAACTTGTGACACAAAGTCAAGGTGGAAGAATGAAACCTATATCTACACTAAATAGAGAAATCCTTCTTAAATTAAGTGGTAGAAAATCATTATTTGGAATGAATGCAGACCAAATCGTTTTAGGTATGCTAACAAGACCTGAAATGTGGAGAGATATTAGACTTATTAAAGTAAAAACTCCTAAATTAAAAAAGTTTTTAGGTATTGATGAAAGTAGAAAACATATTGCTTTTACAGAAGTTTTTATTGATGGTAAATATATTTTAAATAAAGAAGCTGAAAAAGCTGCTATTACTAAACCTCAAGATAGAGGAACATATGAAAAAGATATTGTAAGACTTGATGAAAGACTTAATATCACATATGCAACTTTTAATGGTAACTTATTTAGAATCTTCCCAGAACCAGAAGATAAAGCAAATACATGGCATGCACCATTAGAGGCTATGGAAACTTTTGAAGAAAAAAGTGGAAGAGCAGCTGAACTTATGACGAGAGGGTTTATTAACTCTGTTATTCAAAGTGATTGGGAACAAGCAGACAAATTCCTTGATATGATTAAACTTTACCAAGAAAAGATTGGTAAAGAAGTTATGTTAAGTGACTCAGAAGTTAGTAATGAGATTTTATTTAATGAATTAGATATCTTCTTAAAACTTACACTTGCATATGTTTTAACTGGTTTAATTATGTTAATAGTAGCATTTGTTGTAGTATTTAATCCTAATATTAAACCAAGAAAAACTACATTCTTCTTCTTTATTGTATTAGCATTGTTATTTGCTACACATACTTTTGGAATGGGATTTAGATGGGTTATTTCAGGTCATGCACCATGGTCAGATACATATGAATCACTTCTATATATATCTTGGTCAGCTATATTTGCAGGTGTTGTTTTCTTTAGAAAATCACTTCTTGCATTAAGTGCTGCTGTTATTGTTGCTGGTATATTTATGTTTACAGCTCACTTAACAGGAATTGATCCACAAATTACAAATCTTGTTCCTGTACTTAAATCTTATTGGTTAACAATTCACGTATCAATTCTAACAGCTTCATATGGATTCTTTGGACTTGGAGCTATCTTAGGATTTATGTCATTAATTATGTTTATCTTTAGAAAAAATAGACCTCATTTAGATGAGACTATTAAAAATATCACTGCTATTAATGAAATAGCTTTAATTGTCGGTGTTACATTTATTACAATTGGTAACTTCCTTGGTGGTATTTGGGCAAATGAATCTTGGGGTAGATATTGGGGATGGGATCCAAAAGAGACTTGGGCTTATGTATCAATCATAACTTATGTTTTTGTAATCCACATGAGATTTGTTAAACCACTTAACAATCCATTTGCATTCTCAACTGCTTCACTTTTAGCATTTGCAACAATTTTAATGACATACTTTGGAGTAAACTTCTACTTATCAGGTATGCACTCATATGCAACAGGTGATCCTGTACCAATTCCTACATGGGTTTACTATGTAGTTTCTATGGTATTTATTACAATTGCCTTAGCATATAAAAACAGAAATATGAAAGATCCTATTTCTGTACAAACTAATAAAACAAACTAA
- the cmoB gene encoding tRNA 5-methoxyuridine(34)/uridine 5-oxyacetic acid(34) synthase CmoB, with product MNLEELQKKKDDCRNWKNVQPWFEQLNKAREIKTKELFVDYGDWFTIGKRENLTQEEYNLIEETAKKLIPWRKGPFNLFGLEIDSEWQSNIKYNLIRPHFNLKDKVVADIGCNNGYYMFRMLEDKPKRLIGFDPSALTLHQFEFINHFVKSEIVYEMLGVEHLEYYNHQFDFIFMLGVLYHRPDPVGTLKSLARGLNSKGEILIDTFMIDGEEELCLTPNKRYSKIPNIYFIPTIPALTNWLLRAGFENIEVIATTVTTNEEQRKTKWSFDQSLEDFLDPNDSSKTIEGYPAPKRVYVKARKVQ from the coding sequence ATGAATTTAGAAGAATTACAAAAAAAGAAAGACGATTGCAGAAATTGGAAAAATGTTCAGCCTTGGTTTGAGCAATTAAATAAAGCACGAGAGATAAAAACGAAAGAGCTTTTTGTTGATTATGGAGATTGGTTTACTATTGGAAAAAGAGAAAACCTTACTCAAGAAGAGTATAATCTAATCGAAGAAACAGCAAAAAAACTTATTCCTTGGAGAAAAGGGCCTTTTAATCTTTTTGGTTTAGAAATAGATAGCGAATGGCAAAGTAATATAAAATACAATCTAATTAGACCTCACTTTAATTTAAAAGACAAAGTTGTTGCAGATATTGGTTGTAATAATGGATATTATATGTTTAGAATGCTTGAGGATAAACCAAAAAGACTTATTGGTTTTGATCCTAGTGCTTTAACCTTACATCAATTTGAGTTTATAAATCACTTTGTTAAATCAGAAATAGTTTATGAAATGCTTGGGGTTGAACACTTAGAGTATTATAATCATCAATTTGACTTTATTTTTATGCTTGGTGTTTTATATCATAGACCAGATCCTGTAGGAACTTTAAAGTCATTAGCAAGAGGCTTAAACTCAAAAGGTGAAATATTAATTGATACTTTTATGATTGATGGAGAAGAAGAGCTTTGTCTAACACCAAATAAAAGATATTCAAAAATACCAAATATTTATTTTATACCAACAATTCCTGCACTTACAAACTGGCTTCTTAGAGCTGGATTTGAAAATATTGAAGTTATTGCAACAACAGTTACAACAAATGAAGAGCAAAGAAAAACAAAATGGTCTTTTGATCAAAGCTTAGAAGATTTTTTAGATCCAAATGATAGTAGTAAAACTATTGAGGGTTATCCTGCACCTAAAAGAGTATATGTAAAAGCTAGAAAAGTACAATAG
- a CDS encoding GGDEF domain-containing protein, whose protein sequence is MKEKILELIKDSKKNEESYKSLVSIYNLYEQLQYSTNIVQMAEDIYDWLNKFFCVDNLTFSLIDISSNTKEEILVKGKEFYLDDDRAYFFIINTHTNLNATVSFSATSNVHYQVLQAKYDTIEAAFFQISPIIQNGILKKNFIESSSIDSVTKVYNRNYLIENLNKHLTISNNTREEIYFLMIGVDHFKAVIDEFDYDISDQVLVELAKIIHTNINEFDMVARLNADEFLVTILSNTAKWQIEDIAKKIIEGFAKVEIEVNPITKQTLKKTICIGLETFKTDSSETITDAIKNADIALYEAKNNGRSQFFDYAELSEEDTIELF, encoded by the coding sequence ATGAAAGAGAAGATTTTAGAACTAATAAAAGACTCAAAGAAAAATGAAGAAAGCTACAAATCTTTAGTTAGTATTTATAATTTATACGAGCAACTACAGTATTCAACAAATATTGTTCAAATGGCTGAAGATATTTATGACTGGTTAAACAAATTTTTTTGTGTTGATAATCTAACATTTTCTCTAATTGATATAAGCTCAAATACAAAAGAAGAGATTTTAGTAAAAGGGAAAGAATTCTATCTTGATGATGATAGAGCTTACTTTTTTATTATAAATACTCATACTAATCTTAATGCAACAGTATCTTTTAGTGCCACTTCAAATGTTCACTATCAAGTACTGCAAGCTAAATATGATACTATTGAAGCTGCATTTTTTCAAATCTCACCTATTATTCAAAATGGTATTCTAAAGAAAAACTTTATAGAGTCTTCATCTATTGATTCAGTTACTAAAGTTTATAATAGAAACTATTTAATTGAAAACTTAAATAAACATCTTACTATTTCAAATAATACAAGAGAAGAGATATATTTTCTTATGATTGGTGTTGATCATTTTAAAGCTGTAATAGATGAATTTGATTATGACATCTCAGATCAAGTTTTAGTAGAGCTTGCAAAAATAATCCATACAAATATAAATGAATTTGATATGGTTGCTAGACTTAATGCTGATGAATTTTTAGTAACTATTTTAAGTAATACAGCAAAATGGCAAATAGAAGATATTGCTAAAAAAATAATTGAAGGTTTTGCAAAAGTAGAGATTGAAGTTAATCCAATTACAAAGCAAACTTTGAAAAAAACTATTTGCATAGGACTTGAAACTTTTAAAACAGATTCTAGTGAAACAATTACAGATGCTATAAAAAATGCTGATATTGCTTTATATGAAGCAAAAAATAATGGGAGGAGTCAGTTTTTTGACTATGCTGAACTCTCAGAAGAAGATACAATAGAACTTTTTTAA
- a CDS encoding GGDEF domain-containing protein — translation MSQVCENIVNENENLKLVRTLEQFYVEVLEYLKTKFNVDDIEITLLDTSEEDREDILYKSSNKLIEHENCVFELIQSEYTKIRVIVSSNDDKNIIENRFVINLALQAFSQTLYNKLLKDTLKDLSLIDSLTGLYNRHYLENYAEKLLSLSIREKNTLGFLKFGIDQFKAVIDEFDYNIGDKVLIALSDVLKETLRTSDIILRIDSDEFLVILMNIQDNENASMIAQKIIEAFAQKEVLVNEQTKQTLKKTVCCGIAIFPDDASSMDEIFRKSDIALYEAKNKGRSQFFTYTQEDTNTIDLF, via the coding sequence ATGAGTCAAGTTTGTGAAAATATAGTAAATGAGAATGAAAACTTAAAACTTGTAAGAACTTTAGAACAGTTTTATGTAGAAGTATTAGAGTATTTAAAAACAAAATTCAATGTTGATGATATTGAGATTACTCTACTTGATACAAGCGAAGAGGATAGAGAAGATATTCTTTACAAATCTTCAAATAAACTAATAGAGCATGAGAACTGTGTATTTGAATTAATTCAAAGTGAATATACAAAGATTAGAGTTATAGTTTCATCAAATGACGATAAAAATATAATTGAGAATAGATTTGTGATTAATCTTGCTCTTCAAGCCTTTTCTCAGACACTATATAATAAGCTTTTAAAAGATACTTTAAAAGATTTAAGTTTGATTGATAGTTTAACAGGTTTATATAATAGACACTATTTAGAAAACTATGCAGAGAAATTATTAAGTTTATCAATTAGAGAAAAAAATACTTTAGGTTTTTTAAAATTTGGTATTGATCAATTTAAAGCTGTAATTGATGAGTTTGATTACAATATAGGTGATAAAGTACTTATTGCTTTATCAGATGTATTAAAAGAGACTTTAAGAACATCTGATATTATTTTAAGAATTGATTCAGATGAATTTTTAGTAATTTTAATGAACATTCAAGATAATGAAAATGCTTCAATGATAGCCCAAAAAATTATTGAAGCATTTGCACAAAAAGAAGTATTAGTAAACGAACAAACTAAGCAAACTCTAAAAAAGACAGTTTGTTGTGGTATAGCAATTTTCCCTGATGATGCTTCATCAATGGATGAAATTTTTAGAAAATCTGATATTGCTTTATATGAAGCAAAAAATAAAGGTAGAAGTCAATTTTTTACGTATACACAAGAAGATACCAATACAATTGACTTATTTTAA
- a CDS encoding MBL fold metallo-hydrolase → MDIKVQPMGDYQTNCYIVTIDDKDIIIDPGVDAARWIKQNVTNPVAVLNTHGHFDHVWSNTEVKNEYNVKLYTPKDDCFLLTTDPYGLGMPSSIADIEVEPDQEFEIAGVKIKFHHFPGHTPGCSAIQINEHLFTGDFIFKGTIGRFDFPMSNAAQMKQSINKILSWENTNFHIYPGHGDKTTLIAELDSLAQWERYIIL, encoded by the coding sequence ATGGATATAAAAGTACAGCCAATGGGCGATTATCAGACTAATTGTTATATAGTAACAATAGATGATAAAGATATAATTATTGATCCAGGAGTAGATGCAGCAAGATGGATAAAACAAAATGTAACAAATCCTGTCGCAGTTTTAAACACTCATGGACATTTTGATCATGTATGGTCAAATACAGAAGTTAAAAATGAATACAATGTAAAATTATATACACCAAAAGATGACTGTTTTTTATTAACTACAGATCCTTATGGACTTGGAATGCCCTCTTCAATTGCTGATATTGAAGTTGAACCAGACCAAGAGTTTGAGATTGCAGGTGTTAAAATTAAATTTCATCATTTCCCTGGACATACGCCAGGATGTTCTGCAATTCAAATTAATGAACATTTATTTACAGGTGATTTTATATTTAAAGGTACTATTGGAAGATTTGACTTTCCAATGTCAAATGCAGCACAAATGAAACAAAGTATTAATAAGATACTTTCTTGGGAAAATACAAATTTTCATATTTACCCTGGACATGGTGATAAAACTACACTAATAGCTGAGTTAGATTCCTTAGCACAATGGGAAAGATATATTATATTATAA